Below is a genomic region from Kribbella qitaiheensis.
GTTCGTATCGCGGTAGTACGGCAACTAGATCAACGCCATCGACAACGCCCGCCCCCGGCCGCGATTCCAGGCGTCATCATCAACCTCCAAGGCCTCCCGAAAGGCGTCCCGCGCCGACCCCGACAGCAGATTCCACGCCGGAATCAGATCGCAGGCCGGATCCCCCGTCCCAGCAGTAGCGAAATCCAGTACTGCGGTAAGCCGTCCGTCGGCCACCAGCAAGTTCGACGGCATCAGATCCCCATGCACCCAGCCGTCGGAAAACGCAGGAGCAGCCGCCAACGCGGACTCCCAGGCAGCCGTCGCCACAGAGGTGTCGATCCAGCCCTCCAACTTCCCCAACGCGTCACGGGTCTCAAAGTCCTGCTCCACCAACGGCCCACCGCGATGAGCCAACGGCCCGCCCGTGAAGTCGATCCGCCGGAACGCCCGCACGAACGAAGCCAGCTCCCGCGCCAGCACCTCATCGCCACGGGCAGGCACGGTCCCCGGAATCCAGCGCTGCACGGACCAGATCCACGGATAGCCCTCCCCCGGCTCCCCGCGCCCCACCGGCGCCGGAATCTCCACCGGCAGCACCTCCGCAAACCGCGGCAACCACTCCCACTCGGTCGCGATATCGCAGACGCCGCCCTTGATCCGAGGCAGCCTGACCGTCAGCGAGTCCCCCAACCGGAACATCGCGTTCACGGTGCCGCTCGACGGAATCTCGCTCACCGGCAGCCCGGCCCACTGGGGAAACTGGGCCGCGACCAACCGCAGTACGAGCGCTTCGTCGATCTCGGCCTCGTCGGCATGCATCTTCACGCCACCATCCCACCGTCTGCCAACGCCCGCTGTCGAACCGATATTCAGAACTCGTCCCGCCGCCGCATCGCCCGCGGACGACCGTCCGGATCATAGACATGATCGCTCATGAGACGTGACCACACAGCCGCCAGCCCACGCACCGGCACCGGTCGATGGACCCGGATCTGGCCGGCCGGCCGCGGACCGACCCGGCCGGCAGCATGCCAACCATCCAACGCCGCCGCAGTCTCGGCCCACTGCGCGAAACCCTCCGGCGGATCCAGCACCGGCTCCGCCCCAAGATGCTCAGCCCAGAGTTCCGACCGCAAAGAACGCGCGAGCCCTTCCCCGACCACCGCACACGTCAGCTCGCTGTCGTTCGTCCACGACCGCCGATTGAAGTTGTCCGACCCACAGGTGAACCACTCGTCGTCCACCACGCAAACCTTCGCGTGCACATAGATCGGCACCCCGCCGGCGTTCTCCAGGTTGTAGACGGCAACCCGGTCAGGTGCCACGGCCCGCATCGCATCCATCGCCTGCAACTGCGCATAACGAGCCGGCGGACCCGTCACTCGCCCGTCCGCATCCGGATACCGCGGCACGACCGCGATCACGCGCAACTCCGGCGACCGCTCCAACGCAGTACAGATGCCCTCGGCAACAACCGACGACCACAGATACTGGTCCTCGAGATAAATCAACCGCCGCGCCCGCCCGAAAGCCTTCCGATACGCCCGCGCGATGCTGTATTCACCCTTGGGCGCAAAAGGAAATCCAGGACGCTTGTGCCCGTACGTCCTCAACACCTGTACTGCGTGCTGCCCTGCCTCAGGCGGATCCGGGAACGCCTCCGGCAGCTTCGACGGATGCCGCGGCATCCGCTCCTTGCGCTGGACCAGCACCCGGTACGGCGTCCGCCGGTCGAGCGGATGCGGATCGTCCCACCGCTCCACGAACGTCCGCAGCAGATCGCCCACAACCGGACCACGGATCTCCAGTGCGATGTCATGCCACGGCGTCCGATCGCCGTACCGCGGATCCATCGGCGCCTGCTGCGGATCACCCAGATGCCGCTCGTCATCGCGCCGCTGATGACTCAGATCGATCCCACCGACAAAGGCGACATCGCGATCAGCGGCATCCCGATGCCGGATCACGAACAGCTTCTGATGATGCGACGCCAGCCGCCGGACCCGCTGATCGAGCAGCACCTCGGCGCCGGCCTCGTTGAGCTCCGCCCCCAGCCGTGCGTTCTCCTGCGCATTGAACGACAGGTGATCCGAATGCGACCGCCAGAGCAGGCCCCGTATTTCGATCCCCGAGCGCGCCAGGTCGCACAACACCGTGCCGATCGTGGGCCCGTCCGGGTACATCGTCTCGTCGGCGTCACCGCGCCAATCGGTGAAATACACCTGATCGCCAACTCGCAGCGCACAAAGTTCGTCGTACAGGCGCTGGAAGTAGACCGCGCCGTGCACGAGCGGCCGGACCAGGTTCCCGGCGGTCCACGAACCGTCGCGATCGATGTCGGTCGCGGGGTTGCCCCGTTCGCCGGGCGTCAGGAACCAGTCGCTCATGCTGCACGGGTACCCGCCCGGCGTGATCTGGAACAAATGAGAGGGTGACCGGATGGATCTGGTACGGCGCGGAGCCGGGTGGTTGCTGGGAGTGAGCTTGCTCGCGCTGACCGCATGGACCACGGTGGTGTCGTTCCTGATGCCGAACTGGTTCGACACGAGCGAGGATTGCGCGCAGACCTTCGAACGGGCGGACAGCAGCGGGGTCCAGGTCGCCACTCACTGGTTCCCGCCGACCGCGACCTGCGACTTCGGTGGCGGGGACGTCCGGCACTTCATCTCGCCGACCGCGACCGTCCTGCTCACGGTCGCC
It encodes:
- a CDS encoding aminoglycoside phosphotransferase family protein — translated: MHADEAEIDEALVLRLVAAQFPQWAGLPVSEIPSSGTVNAMFRLGDSLTVRLPRIKGGVCDIATEWEWLPRFAEVLPVEIPAPVGRGEPGEGYPWIWSVQRWIPGTVPARGDEVLARELASFVRAFRRIDFTGGPLAHRGGPLVEQDFETRDALGKLEGWIDTSVATAAWESALAAAPAFSDGWVHGDLMPSNLLVADGRLTAVLDFATAGTGDPACDLIPAWNLLSGSARDAFREALEVDDDAWNRGRGRALSMALI
- a CDS encoding phospholipase D family protein produces the protein MSDWFLTPGERGNPATDIDRDGSWTAGNLVRPLVHGAVYFQRLYDELCALRVGDQVYFTDWRGDADETMYPDGPTIGTVLCDLARSGIEIRGLLWRSHSDHLSFNAQENARLGAELNEAGAEVLLDQRVRRLASHHQKLFVIRHRDAADRDVAFVGGIDLSHQRRDDERHLGDPQQAPMDPRYGDRTPWHDIALEIRGPVVGDLLRTFVERWDDPHPLDRRTPYRVLVQRKERMPRHPSKLPEAFPDPPEAGQHAVQVLRTYGHKRPGFPFAPKGEYSIARAYRKAFGRARRLIYLEDQYLWSSVVAEGICTALERSPELRVIAVVPRYPDADGRVTGPPARYAQLQAMDAMRAVAPDRVAVYNLENAGGVPIYVHAKVCVVDDEWFTCGSDNFNRRSWTNDSELTCAVVGEGLARSLRSELWAEHLGAEPVLDPPEGFAQWAETAAALDGWHAAGRVGPRPAGQIRVHRPVPVRGLAAVWSRLMSDHVYDPDGRPRAMRRRDEF